The Lineus longissimus chromosome 2, tnLinLong1.2, whole genome shotgun sequence genome window below encodes:
- the LOC135482891 gene encoding uncharacterized protein LOC135482891, which yields MTVLYYIRNEAKRYLTFVANRVAKIHENTVPTQWRHVPTDQNPSDDVSRGMTADELIGNDRWKHGPEFLKKPGTDWPNQPIIDKHQTEGIEVKPKVKVYATGEIPDQGHQAISRIINHYSCWYRHKKGMAWLLLLKVLRQKVRNKGNPVQGPSTSPCGGLTVNELWEAEQEVLKFVQRKAFDDVQSKTGKLRKLNPVLDDNGVLRVGGCLGNPTCLIRRNTRSYCLRKVTWST from the coding sequence ATGACTGTACTATATTACATAAGGAATGAGGCAAAGAGATACCTAACATTCGTTGCAAACAGGGTGGCTAAGATCCATGAGAACACTGTGCCCACACAATGGAGGCATGTACCAACTGATCAGAATCCATCAGATGACGTATCACGAGGTATGACAGCTGATGAACTGATTGGAAATGACCGGTGGAAACACGGACCCGAATTCTTGAAGAAACCAGGGACGGACTGGCCAAACCAGCCAATTATTGATAAACACCAGACTGAAGGAATTGAGGTCAAACCCAAGGTGAAGGTTTATGCAACTGGTGAGATTCCAGATCAAGGACACCAGGCTATCAGCAGGATAATAAATCACTATTCCTGTTGGTATAGGCACAAGAAGGGGATGGCATGGTTGCTACTACTGAAGGTGCTGCGTCAGAAGGTCAGGAATAAGGGTAATCCAGTGCAAGGACCCTCAACCTCTCCTTGTGGGGGTCTTACTGTGAATGAGCTTTGGGAAGCCGAGCAGGAAGTGCTCAAATTCGTGCAAAGGAAGGCGTTTGATGATGTCCAGTCCAAGACCGGCAAGCTAAGAAAGTTGAACCCAGTGCTGGATGACAATGGAGTCCTGCGCGTGGGTGGTTGTCTGGGAAATCCAACCTGCCTGATCAGACGAAACACCAGATCATATTGCCTAAGAAAGGTCACGTGGTCGACCTGA